The genome window ACAAGGCCGCCGAGAGCGAGCTGGCCAGCGCGCTGGCCACCCTGGCCGGTGCCCGCGCCGAGGTCGAGGGCCACGGGCCGCGGCGGCTGTCCCGGCTCGCGGTCTTCATGCCCTCCAACGTGCTCTGCTACTCCTACGTGCTGTACCTGCTGGTGCCCGCGCTCTACGCGGAGCGGATCGACTTCCGGGCCTCCGCGCAGGTCGCGGCCCCCGCGCGGCGGCTGCACGAGCTGCTCGCCCCGGTGCACGGCCTGCCGGTCGACTCGCACCAGGTGAGCCAGCGGCGCTTCGTCGACGAGTCGGTGTCGCGGGCCGACGTCGTGGTGTTCACCGGCGCCTACGACAACGCCGAGCAGATCCGGTCCCGCCTGCGCCCCGAGCAGCTCATGCTGTTCTTCGGACAGGGCGTCAACCCGTTCGTCGTCGCTGCCGGCGCGGACCTCGACCTCGCGGTGGCCGACGCGGTCCGCATCCGGATGCTCAACTCCGGGCAGGACTGCTTCGGGCCGGACGTGTTCCTGGTCGACGCGGCGGAGGCGGACCGCTTCGTCGAGCTGCTGGTGAAGCGGCTGGGCGAGCTGCGCTACGGCGACTACCGCGACCCCGACGCCGACTACGGGCCGCTGTTCTACGACAGCGCGCTGCAGAAGGCCACCGAGTACCTGCGGCGCGACCACGAGCGGATCGTGTTCGGCGGCCGGGTGGACCTGCGCGACCGGCACCTGCACCCGACCGTGCTCGTGCGTCCGGCCGGCGACGAGCTGGTGGTCGAGGAGCTGTTCTCGCCGATCTTCAACGTCGTCGTGCACCACGACCGCGAGCAGCTGCGGGCGGTGCTGCGCACGCCGTTCGTCACCGATCGTGCGATGGCGGCGATGGTCTACGGCGACGACCCGGAGACGGTCGAGCTGCTGGCCAGGCGGCACCAGGTCTGCCTCGGCCGCACCATCCTCGACGCCGAGAACGGCAACCGCCCGTTCGGCGGGCACGGGATCGTGGCGAACTACGCGGCCCACGGCGGAAGGCGGGTCGCCGAACCGCTGCTGGTCTCCAAGGCCGTCGCCGATCACCTGTCCGCCCCCTCCGACGTGATCGGTGGCCGGTGACCGTGGAGAGCTTCCCCAACGCCTGGCACGCCGTCGTGGACCACCTGCGCGACGCCGGTGTCTCCGTCCTGTTCGGACTGCCCGGCGACGACCTCGAAGCGCTTTGCGCGCTGGAGAAGGCAGGCATGCGCATGGTGCTGTGCCGGGACCAGCGCAACGCGGTGTGCATGGCCGCCGGCTACGCGATCCAGTCCGGGCGGCCCGGGGTGTGCGTGGTGGGCAAGGGACCGGCGACGGCGAACGCGGTCGGCGGACTGCTCGAGGCGCGCAGCGCCGGCGCGCCGGTGGTGGTGCTGGCCGGAGGCACGGCGGCCGACCGCCGGGGTAGCGGAGCGTTCCAGGAGCTGGAGCAGATCCCGCTGGTGACGCCGGTCGTGAAGTGGGCGCACCGGATCGACCACGCCGACCGGGTGGTGCCCGCGGTGGAGAAGGCGTTCCTGCTCGCGGGGTCCGGTGCCCCGGGCCCGGTGTACCTGGAGATCCCGGACCACCTGGCACACGTGCCGGTCAGCCGGTTCCGGGCTTGGTCGCCGCCTGCTCTGGTCGGAGCGACCGCGGTGTCCGGCACCGGGCCGGCCGTCGCCGCGCTGGAGGCGAGCCGGCGTCCGATCCTGCTGGTGGGCGGCGGAATGCGGCACCGCAACGGAGACGGGGTGCTGGAGTCCTTCGCCGACACCGCCGGTGCGGCCGTGTTCAGCACCGCGTCCGGTCGCGGCACCGCGTCGGAGGACCACCCGCTGTTCTGCGGGCTCGCCGGGCTCTACTGCCCGGAGGCCGCCGCCGAGCTGTGGCGCACCACGGACCTGGTGGTCGCGGTGGGCACCGCGCTGGAGGAGACCGCCACCTACGGCTGGGACGGGGCCATCGGCGCCGAAACCCCTGTCGTGCAGGTGAACTCCGACCCGGGCGGCCTGTCCACCGAGTACGGCGGCCTCCGAGTGGTGGGCGACGGCGCCGACGTGCTGCGCGCATGGACCCGTGCGCTCGCTTCGAAGCCGCGGGACGAGTCGTGGCCGGCCGCTATCGAGCGGTGCCGCGCCGACGTGCGGGCGCAGGCCGAGGACCGGCTGGCGCGGATGACGGCGGGCGACGGCCTGCACGTGGCCGAGGTGCTGGCGGCTATCGACGCGGTGGCGCCGCCGTCCCGGATCCTGGTGCAGGAGAACGGCCTCCAGGACATGTGGTCGTACTTCTACCCGTACCACGTGTGCCGCACGCGTGGCGGCAGCCTGGTCCCCTCGGAGCAGACGACGCTCGGCTTCGGCGCGGCCGCCGCCGCGGGAGCCAGGCTCGCCGCGCCGGACCGCCCGGTCATCGCCTTCGTCGGCGACGGCGCGTTCGCCACCGTCCGCTCCGAGCTGTCAGCCCTGCGCCGCGAGGGCGTCGGCGTGGTCTACGTGGTGTTGCGCAACGGCGGCTACGGCTGGCTGCACGCGCAGGTCACCAGCCGGGGCCTGGACCACCGGCTGCACCCCTTCGCCGCCGACGAGGAGGAGCAGCCGGAAGGCGCGGTCGTCCGGGAGAAGTCGCAGCTCGAGGACGCGCTGCGGGACGCACTGGCGACCTGCGAGCACGGCGGCGGGCCGGCGATCGTCCACATCGACGTCCAGCTCACCGACACCCCGCCCGGCATCACCGGACTCGACGGAGATTTCCCCGGCCATGCCAACGAGATCTGACACGGTCCTGGTCGGCACGACCGCACCGGTGCGAAGCGCGGACGCGCGGGTCGTCGGCGGTTGGGAGTCGACCACGGCGGCGGTCACCGCGACGCTGGAGGCCGCGATCGGCACGCTGCCCGACGACGTCGGCGCGTCCGTTCCGGTGCTGGTGCTTGCCGACACCTACAGCCGGTGGGCTGCCCGGCGCTTCGCCCGCCGCTGCGCCGACCCCGCGCGGCGGTTGCGCCCGTCGGACTCGACGGGCCTGGAAACCTCCGAGTTGCTCAGGAAGTTCGCCATCGCCAGCGGCTGGCGCGGTCCCTGCTACCTGCTGGCGGGTTCGGACGCGGCGGAGGTCCTGGAAACGGGCCGCGCGTTCGCCGCGACCGGTCCGGTGGTGCTGTGCGAAGTGGCGCCGCTGGACACCGACGCCCTCGACGACCCGGGTTGCACGGTCACCGCGATGGTGCTGACCGATGCGGACTCGGTGCCCGACATCCCGCACGCGCCACCCGGCGCACTCCTGGCCGCCGCCGGCTCGGTGGGTGGTCGGGGATGACGGACGCGGTGATCACCGGGCTCGGCCTGGTCACGCCGTTCGGCCCGGGCGCGGACGCGTTCTGGGACGCCCTGCGCGCCGGCCGCTGCGCACTCGCTCCGCCCGCGCGCTTCGACCCGCCGTCCGAGCACGGCGAACCGGTCGGCGAAGTACCGCCGGACGCGGTCACCGGCGTGCCGCGCAAGCAGGCGTACCTCACCGCCGCGCTGTCGGAGGCGCTTGAGTCGGCGGGATTGGCGGGGCTGCCCGACGACGCGCTGCTCGTGCTGGTCGGCCAGGCCCCGTGGGAGCCGGGCGATGACCCGGACTGGCACGAGTTCGTGGGTCCGGCGCAACCGCGCGCGACGCGCACGGCGTACTTGACGCACGCGTGCGCTTCAGCCGCGTTCGGCATCGCCTTCGCCCGGGACGCCATCCGGGCGGGACTCACCGGAACCGCCGTCGTCGCGGGCGGCTCCGCGCTCAACCGCTACGAGTACGCCAGCCTGCAGGCGGTCCGCGCGATCAGCCGGTCGGCCGCGCGCCCGTTCGACCGCGAGCGGTCGGGCATCAGCATCGGCGAAGGCGGCGGAGCCGTCGTTCTCGAGGACGCGAGCCGCGCGGCGTCGCGGGGAGCCGCGACGGACGTGCTGGTCGCCGGAGCGTGCCGGCGGGTCGGTGCGGGCAAGTCGGCGGCCTCGGACACCGGCCTGATCGAGGAGTGCGTCCGCGAGGCCCTCGCCGACGCCGGGATGGACCGGCTCGACCACGTGCACGCGCACGCGACCGGGACACCGCAGGGCGACCAGGCCGAGCTGGCCGCGCTGGAAGCCGTCGCCGCCGCGCTCGGCCGCGACGACCTGCCGGTCAGCTCGCACAAGGGCGCGATCGGCCACCTGCTGCACGTCTCGTGCCTGCCTGCCGTCGTCGCGGCCGTCAAGGCGTTGCGCACCGGGGAGACGCCCCCCACCGCGGGGCTGACCGACCCCGAACCCACCAAGCGGCTGCGGCTCGCGCCCGGCCGCATCCCGGTCGACGAGCCGGCCACCGCGGCCGTGACCAGCTTCGGCTTCGGGAGCAACAACAGCACCGTCGTCCTCGCCCGGCGTCGCGACACCCCGGGCTGACCACCGGCGGACGCCGAACCCACCCGAACCGACCCGATTGGACGACCGACATGGTGAAGTCCCTGCGCCGCTGGATCGACGAGGACGTCAAACCGTTCCGCGACGAACCGGTCAGGTGGCTGTCGGAGCAGTACTTCTTCCGCGACCCGCTGCGCCCGGTCCACGCCGACCCGGACCTGTTCCTCTCACCCGCCGACGGGGTGATCCTCTACCAGGACGTCCTCGACCCGGACGAGCCGGTCGTCGACATCAAGGGCTGCCCGCACACGATCCGCGAAGCCCTGCGCGACGACTCCTACGCCGAGCGCAGCCTGGTGATCGGCATCTTCATGTCCTTCTACGACGTGCACGTCAACCGGGTGCCCTACTCCGGCCGCCTGTCCTACCGCGAGCTGGCCCCCATCGACACCTTCAACCTGCCGATGCTCGACGTGGAGCACGAGCTGCTCGACGAGCTGCGTATCCCGGCGGGCGGTTCGGAGTACCTGCGGCACAACCAGCGCGTGGTGAACCGCATCGACGTCGGTGCGCTGCACCTGTCGTACTACGTCCTGCAGATCGCCGACTACGACGTCAACCGCATCACCCCGTTCGTGCTCGGCCAGCAGCAGGCGGTGCAGCAGGGCACCCGGTTCTCCCAGATCCGGTTCGGCTCGCAGGTCGACCTGATCATCCCGCTCTCCGGCACGCACGACCTCGTCCCGCTGTGCCTGCCGGGCGGGCACGTCGAGGCAGGAGTCGACGCGCTCGTGCGGATCGCCCCGAAGCAACCCGGAAAGGAACAGTCGCGATGACCATGAGCACCGCCGTGCAGCGCCCGCGCAACCCGACGCAGTTCGAGGGGCCCGCGTTCCTGCTGAACGCGCCCTTCTCGTTCTCCACCGAGGTCGCCAACAACATCTGGATGGAGGAGATCGACGAGGAGGAGCGCCGGCCCGACTACCGCAGGGCGATGGCGCAGTTCCTCACGCTGTACCGGTTCCTGGCGGCCGAGGGCATGGTCTACCTGCTGCCCACGCCGCGGCCGGACGGCCTCCAGGACCTCGTGTTCACCGCGAACCTCGGCATCGTGCTGGAGCACCTGCCCGCGCGCGACACCGTGGTCGTCTCCAACTTCACCTCGCCGCCGCGCGCCGGTGAGACCGGGGTGGGGGTGCGCTTCTTCGAGTCCATGGGTTACCGCGTCGTGGTACCCGAGACGAAGTTCGAGGGGGAGGCCGAGCTCAAGCACCTCCACGACGACGTCTACGTCGGCGGGTACGGGATCCGCTCGCAGCGCGAGACCTACGAGTGGATGGAACGCACCTTCGACATGACCGTGGTGCCGCTGGCGCAGCGCGACCCCCACCTCTACCACCTGGACTGCGCGGTATTCCCGATCACGCGCGAGCAGACGCTGGTGTGCACCGGCGTGCTGGAGCAGGAGGAGCTGCGCCTGCTGGAGAAGCACACCGAGGTCGTCGACGTCTCGGTGGACGCGGCCTACACCGGGCTGTGCAACTCGGTCCGGCTCAACAACCTGATCCTCAACGCCTCGCACGTCCACGAGCTGTCGGCGGGCAGCGAGGAGTACCGGCAGGAGATCGCGAAGAACCGCGAGCTGGAGGACGTCGCCACCCGGCTGGGCTTCGAGATCGCGCTGGTCAACCTGAGCGAGTACCACAAGAGCGGGGCGCTGCTCTCGTGCATGGTGATGCACCTGAACCGGCACTCCTACCGGTACCGGCTGCTCTGAGACGCGGACGGGGCCGGGGCGGGCCGCCGCTCAGCCGTCGAGTCCCGACAGCCCCTTCCACGCCCCGCGTGCCCCGCGGCGGGACGCCGAGCGCTGCCATCGGAAGACCCCGTAGCCGACGACGCCCAGCCCGCAGCCGACGGCGCTGGTCCAGAACTGGATGCCGCCGGGGGCCATGACGGCGAACACGACCGCTCCCGCGCACCAGAGCACGGTGCCTGCCAGCACCACCGGCGTCGGCTCGGCGAGCCTGGGCGGCAGGGCGGGCACGTGCCGGTGCCCGAACGCGGTGGGGGCGGATTCGCTGTCGTCTACCACGTCAGGCAGGCTACCTGGGTCACCAGCAAGAACGCCGGGGAAGCGGGTAGATGAGCAGCACCACCAGACAGCCGGTACTGGACCGTTACTTCAAGATCACCGAGCGTGGTTCCAGCATCGCCCGCGAGGTGCGCGGCGGAGTGGTCACGTTCGTGACGGTCGCCTACATCATCGTCCTGAACCCGCTGATCCTCGGCAGCTACTCGGCCGAGGACGCCACCGCCAAGCGCGACGTGCTCGGCAACATCCTGCCGGTGCCGCAGGTCGCCGCGGTGACCGCGCTGGTCGCGGGTGTGATGACCGTCCTGTTCGGCCTCATCGCGAACTACCCGTTCGCCATCGCCGCCGGGCTGGGCATCAACACCCTGCTGGCGGTCACCATCGCCCCGCAGGTCACCTGGCCGGAGGCGATGGGCCTGGTGGTGATCGACGGCATCATCATCCTGGTCCTGGTCGCCACCGGGTTCCGCACGGCGGTGTTCAACGCGGTGCCGCCGGAGCTGAAGGCGGCCATCGCGGTCGGCATCGGCGTGTTCATCAGCTTCGTCGGCCTGGTCGACGCCGGTTTCGTGCGGCGGCTGCCGGACGAGGCCAACACCACGGTGCCGGTCGGTCTCGGCATCAACGGCTCCATCGCGTCGTGGCCGACGGCGGTGTTCGTGTTCGGGCTCGTGCTCACCGCGGTGCTGGTGGCGCGCAAGGTGCGCGGCGCGATCATGATCAGCGTCGCGGTCAGCACCGTGCTGTCCATCGTGATCGAGACGATCGTGCAGGCCGGACCGTCCAAGGGCGTCAACCTCCACGGCTGGAACCTCGGCTACCCGGCGCTGCCGGAGAAGGTGATCGACCTGCCCGACCTGTCGCTGGTCGGCGACGTCTCCTTCGGCGCCCTGACGCGGCTGCCCGCGCTGGCCGTGGCGATGCTGGTGTTCACGCTGGTGCTGGCGAACTTCTTCGACGCGATGGGCACCATGACCGGCCTGGGCAAGGAGGGCAACCTCGCCGACTCGCAGGGCAACCTGCCCGGCATCGGCAAGGCGCTGGCGGTCGAGGGCGCGGGCGCGGTCGCCGGCGGCCTGGGCTCGGCCAGCTCGAACACGGTGTTCGTGGAGTCGGCCTCCGGCATCGCCGAGGGGGCGCGGACCGGCCTGGCCAACGTGGTCACCGGGCTGCTGTTCCTCGCCGCGATGTTCTTCACCCCGCTGTACCAGGTGATCCCGGTCGAGGCGGCCGCCCCGGCGCTGGTGGTGGTCGGCGCGATGATGATGAGCCAGATCCGCCAGATCGACCTGTCGGACTTCACGATCGCGCTGCCCGCGTTCCTGACGATCGTGGTCATGCCGTTCACCTACTCGATCGCCAACGGCATCGGCGCGGGCTTCATCAGCTACGTGGTGATGCAGCTCGCCACCGGGCGGGGGCGGAAGGTGCACCCGCTGATGTGGGTCGTGTCCGCGGCGTTCGTGCTGTATTTCGTCGCCGGGCCGGTCAGTGATGCGTTCGGTGCCTGACCTGGAGGCCCGCTGCCGCTAGGCTCTTGCGAAATCGTGACCGTTCTGCACGGTTTCTGTCCGAATCGCCTAGATAGTTTGGTAGACTAACGACGTGTCCGAGATTGCCGAGCGCGAGCGCACCCTGGCCAGCAGGCTGCGGGTCGCGGTCGTCCGCCTGAACCGCAGGCTCCGGGCGCAGAGCACCGGTTCTGCGATCACGCTCTCCCAGCTGTCGGCGCTGTTCTGCCTCAACAAGGTCGGCCCGATGACACCGGGCGAGCTCGCGGCCAAGGAGGGCGTGCAGCCGCCGTCGATGACCAGGGTGATCGCCGCCCTGGAGGACTCCGGGCTGGTGGTCCGGCGGGCCCACCCCACCGACGGCAGGCAGGCCATCGTCGAGCTGACCGACGCGGGCAAGGCCCGCATCGACGAGGAGGTGTCGGCGCGCGAGCGCTGGCTGGACCTCCAGCTCGCCGACCTCACCGAGGAGGAGCGCACCACCCTGTGCCGCGCCGCGGAGATCATCGACCGGCTGGCGAGCCGCTGACCCCGAGGAGCTGACCGCGTAACAGTGTCCGAAGAGACCTCGTTCCGGCCGGGAGCGAAGGCACCCGGCGAGGTCCCGGACAACCTCACGCGGTCGTCCACATCGGACGCATCCGGTGGCGGTGGCATGTTCCGCTCGCTGCGCGAGCGCAACTACCGCTACTACGCGTCCGGGCAGGTCGTGTCGCTCACCGGCACCTGGATGCAGCGGGCGGCGCAGGACTGGCTCGTCCTGGAGCTCTCCGGCGGCAACGCGGCGGCGCTGGGTGTCGCGGTCGCGCTGCAGTTCATGCCCACCCTGCTGCTGACGCTGTGGGCCGGGGTGGCCGCCGACCGCTTCGACAAGCGCAGGCTGCTCATCGGCGTGCAGAGCGCGCTCGGGGCGTGCGGGTTCGTGCTGGGGCTGCTCGACGTCACCGGCGTGGTGGTGCTGTGGCACGTATACGCGCTGTGCCTGGTGCTGGGCTGCTTCGCCGCGGTCGACGC of Saccharopolyspora erythraea contains these proteins:
- a CDS encoding thiamine pyrophosphate-binding protein — translated: MTVESFPNAWHAVVDHLRDAGVSVLFGLPGDDLEALCALEKAGMRMVLCRDQRNAVCMAAGYAIQSGRPGVCVVGKGPATANAVGGLLEARSAGAPVVVLAGGTAADRRGSGAFQELEQIPLVTPVVKWAHRIDHADRVVPAVEKAFLLAGSGAPGPVYLEIPDHLAHVPVSRFRAWSPPALVGATAVSGTGPAVAALEASRRPILLVGGGMRHRNGDGVLESFADTAGAAVFSTASGRGTASEDHPLFCGLAGLYCPEAAAELWRTTDLVVAVGTALEETATYGWDGAIGAETPVVQVNSDPGGLSTEYGGLRVVGDGADVLRAWTRALASKPRDESWPAAIERCRADVRAQAEDRLARMTAGDGLHVAEVLAAIDAVAPPSRILVQENGLQDMWSYFYPYHVCRTRGGSLVPSEQTTLGFGAAAAAGARLAAPDRPVIAFVGDGAFATVRSELSALRREGVGVVYVVLRNGGYGWLHAQVTSRGLDHRLHPFAADEEEQPEGAVVREKSQLEDALRDALATCEHGGGPAIVHIDVQLTDTPPGITGLDGDFPGHANEI
- a CDS encoding beta-ketoacyl synthase N-terminal-like domain-containing protein — translated: MTDAVITGLGLVTPFGPGADAFWDALRAGRCALAPPARFDPPSEHGEPVGEVPPDAVTGVPRKQAYLTAALSEALESAGLAGLPDDALLVLVGQAPWEPGDDPDWHEFVGPAQPRATRTAYLTHACASAAFGIAFARDAIRAGLTGTAVVAGGSALNRYEYASLQAVRAISRSAARPFDRERSGISIGEGGGAVVLEDASRAASRGAATDVLVAGACRRVGAGKSAASDTGLIEECVREALADAGMDRLDHVHAHATGTPQGDQAELAALEAVAAALGRDDLPVSSHKGAIGHLLHVSCLPAVVAAVKALRTGETPPTAGLTDPEPTKRLRLAPGRIPVDEPATAAVTSFGFGSNNSTVVLARRRDTPG
- a CDS encoding phosphatidylserine decarboxylase, yielding MVKSLRRWIDEDVKPFRDEPVRWLSEQYFFRDPLRPVHADPDLFLSPADGVILYQDVLDPDEPVVDIKGCPHTIREALRDDSYAERSLVIGIFMSFYDVHVNRVPYSGRLSYRELAPIDTFNLPMLDVEHELLDELRIPAGGSEYLRHNQRVVNRIDVGALHLSYYVLQIADYDVNRITPFVLGQQQAVQQGTRFSQIRFGSQVDLIIPLSGTHDLVPLCLPGGHVEAGVDALVRIAPKQPGKEQSR
- a CDS encoding dimethylarginine dimethylaminohydrolase family protein; this encodes MTMSTAVQRPRNPTQFEGPAFLLNAPFSFSTEVANNIWMEEIDEEERRPDYRRAMAQFLTLYRFLAAEGMVYLLPTPRPDGLQDLVFTANLGIVLEHLPARDTVVVSNFTSPPRAGETGVGVRFFESMGYRVVVPETKFEGEAELKHLHDDVYVGGYGIRSQRETYEWMERTFDMTVVPLAQRDPHLYHLDCAVFPITREQTLVCTGVLEQEELRLLEKHTEVVDVSVDAAYTGLCNSVRLNNLILNASHVHELSAGSEEYRQEIAKNRELEDVATRLGFEIALVNLSEYHKSGALLSCMVMHLNRHSYRYRLL
- a CDS encoding DUF2530 domain-containing protein encodes the protein MVDDSESAPTAFGHRHVPALPPRLAEPTPVVLAGTVLWCAGAVVFAVMAPGGIQFWTSAVGCGLGVVGYGVFRWQRSASRRGARGAWKGLSGLDG
- a CDS encoding NCS2 family permease; translated protein: MSSTTRQPVLDRYFKITERGSSIAREVRGGVVTFVTVAYIIVLNPLILGSYSAEDATAKRDVLGNILPVPQVAAVTALVAGVMTVLFGLIANYPFAIAAGLGINTLLAVTIAPQVTWPEAMGLVVIDGIIILVLVATGFRTAVFNAVPPELKAAIAVGIGVFISFVGLVDAGFVRRLPDEANTTVPVGLGINGSIASWPTAVFVFGLVLTAVLVARKVRGAIMISVAVSTVLSIVIETIVQAGPSKGVNLHGWNLGYPALPEKVIDLPDLSLVGDVSFGALTRLPALAVAMLVFTLVLANFFDAMGTMTGLGKEGNLADSQGNLPGIGKALAVEGAGAVAGGLGSASSNTVFVESASGIAEGARTGLANVVTGLLFLAAMFFTPLYQVIPVEAAAPALVVVGAMMMSQIRQIDLSDFTIALPAFLTIVVMPFTYSIANGIGAGFISYVVMQLATGRGRKVHPLMWVVSAAFVLYFVAGPVSDAFGA
- a CDS encoding MarR family winged helix-turn-helix transcriptional regulator, with the protein product MSEIAERERTLASRLRVAVVRLNRRLRAQSTGSAITLSQLSALFCLNKVGPMTPGELAAKEGVQPPSMTRVIAALEDSGLVVRRAHPTDGRQAIVELTDAGKARIDEEVSARERWLDLQLADLTEEERTTLCRAAEIIDRLASR